One genomic window of Anser cygnoides isolate HZ-2024a breed goose chromosome 11, Taihu_goose_T2T_genome, whole genome shotgun sequence includes the following:
- the TPM1 gene encoding LOW QUALITY PROTEIN: tropomyosin alpha-1 chain (The sequence of the model RefSeq protein was modified relative to this genomic sequence to represent the inferred CDS: inserted 1 base in 1 codon), with product MDAIKKKMQMLKLDKENALDRAEQAEADKKAAEERSKQLEDDIVQLEKQLRVTEDTRDQVLEELHKSEDSLLSAEENAAKVLCPCRKQRESNCFSFXSLSVRLSFSVSSALALLPLHDHVACCTFSCPPSPLHHFPPKSQLEDELVALQKKLKGTEDELDKYSESLKDAQEKLELADKKATDAESEVASLNRRIQLVEEELDRAQERLATALQKLEEAEKAADESERGMKVIENRAQKDEEKMEIQEIQLKEAKHIAEEADRKYEEVARKLVIIESDLERAEERAELSESKCAELEEELKTVTNNLKSLEAQAEKYSQKEDKYEEEIKVLTDKLKEAETRAEFAERSVTKLEKSIDDLEEKVAHAKEENLNMHQMLDQTLLELNNM from the exons ATGGATGCCATCAAGAAGAAGATGCAGATGCTTAAACTGGACAAGGAGAATGCCTTGGACAGAGCCGAGCAAGCCGAAGCGGACAAGaaggcagcagaggagaggagcaaGCAG TTAGAGGATGACATTGTGCAATTGGAAAAGCAATTGCGTGTGACGGAGGATACGAGGGACCAAGTGCTGGAAGAGCTACACAAGTCTGAGGATAGCCTCCTCTCCGCAGAGGAGAATGCTGCCAAGGTATTGTGCCCTTGCCGTAAGCAAAGAGAATCTAActgtttctcct tctctctctctgtccgtctgtccttttctgtctcttctgcaCTCGCACTTCTCCCTTTGCACGATCACGTTGCCTGCTGCACCTTTTCCTGCCCGCCCTCCCCTCTCCACCACTTTCCACCCAAATCACAGCTGGAGGACGAGCTGGTGGCTCTGCAAAAGAAGCTGAAGGGCACTGAGGATGAGCTCGACAAATACTCCGAGTCCCTTAAAGATGCACAGGAAAAGTTGGAACTGGCTGACAAAAAGGCCACAGAT GCTGAGAGCGAAGTAGCTTCTCTGAACAGACGCATCCAGCTGGTTGAGGAAGAGTTGGATCGGGCTCAGGAGCGCTTGGCTACTGCCCTGCAGAAGCTTGAGGAGGCTGAGAAGGCTGCAGATGAGAGTGAAAG AGGAATGAAAGTTATTGAAAATAGAGCCcagaaggatgaagaaaagatggaaatcCAAGAGATCCAGCTTAAAGAAGCTAAGCACATTGCTGAAGAGGCTGACCGCAAGTATGAAGAG GTAGCTCGTAAGCTTGTGATCATTGAGAGTGACCTGGAGCGAGCTGAGGAACGTGCTGAACTATCGGAAAG CAAATGTGCTGAGCTTGAAGAGGAGTTGAAAACTGTGACCAACAACCTGAAGTCGCTGGAGGCTCAGGCCGAGAAG TACTCacagaaagaagacaaatatGAGGAGGAGATTAAAGTCCTGACTGACAAACTGAAGGAG GCTGAGACCCGTGCTGAATTTGCTGAGAGGTCAGTAACCAAGCTGGAGAAGAGCATTGATGATCTAGAAG